One region of Trichosurus vulpecula isolate mTriVul1 chromosome 1, mTriVul1.pri, whole genome shotgun sequence genomic DNA includes:
- the AQP7 gene encoding aquaporin-7, with product MATSSQQRYVQPRHQSLRRLQTSSDVMQRMQEVLRGDLMKEFLAEFMSTYVMMVFGLGSVAQKVLGGSDYGTFLSINLGFGFGVAMGVHVAGGISGAHMNSAITFTSCVLGQMPWKKFPVYTVGQCFGSFLASVTIYGLYYEALIRYTNGNLTVTGPRATAGIFATYPADHMTLWRGFIDELYLTGILQVCILAITDKKNSPALQGTQALVIGVLVLTIGLSLGMNTGYAINPSRDLPPRIFTSIAGWGNEVFTAADSWWWVPVVAPPLGSLTGAVIYLIFIGSSNRPPNRNVEVTPPKPRVLPPLKQKVFIPAPYHPPLSVLSSHSSVDSPQAPPSVPLPVPPPSPLPLSFKSVSPRIKEEEDTFM from the exons TGTTCAACCCAGACACCAATCCTTAAGGAGACTGCAGACTTCTAGTGATGTGATGCAGCGCATGCAAGAAGTTTTGCGGGGAGATCTGATGAAAGAATTCTTGGCTGAATTCATGAGTACATATGTTATGATG GTGTTTGGTTTGGGTTCTGTGGCCCAGAAGGTTCTGGGGGGTAGTGATTATGGGACATTCCTCAGCATCAACTTGGGATTTGGCTTTGGTGTTGCCATGGGAGTCCATGTGGCTGGGGGAATCTCTG GTGCCCACATGAACAGCGCTATTACCTTTACAAGCTGTGTCCTGGGTCAGATGCCCTGGAAGAAATTTCCTGTCTACACGGTGGGACAGTGCTTTGGATCCTTCTTAGCATCAGTTACTATATATGGCCTCTACTACG AGGCACTCATACGATACACAAATGGGAATCTGACAGTAACCGGACCCCGAGCAACTGCAGGCATCTTTGCTACTTACCCTGCCGACCACATGACTTTGTGGAGGGGATTCATAGATGAG CTATACTTAACTGGAATACTCCAGGTGTGCATACTGGCCATCACTGACAAAAAGAACAGCCCGGCTCTGCAAGGGACCCAAGCTTTGGTCATAGGTGTCCTCGTGCTCACAATAGGATTGTCACTGGGCATGAACACAGGTTACGCCATCAACCCATCCCGGGACCTGCCCCCAAGGATCTTCACGAGCATAGCCGGCTGGGGCAATGAAGTCTTCAC AGCGGCAGACAGCTGGTGGTGGGTCCCTGTGGTTGCCCCGCCACTAGGCTCTCTCACAGGAGCCGTTATCTACCTAATCTTTATCGGATCCAGCAACCGTCCTCCGAACCGCAATGTAGAGGTTACCCCGCCTAAGCCTCGAGTCCTGCCGCCCCTGAAGCAGAAGGTGTTTATACCCGCGCCTTATCATCCACCTTTGTCGGTCCTGTCTTCTCACTCAAGTGTGGATTCTCCCCAGGCACCTCCTTCTGTTCCTCTTCCcgtcccacccccttcccctttaCCCCTTTCATTTAAATCTGTTTCTCCTAGAatcaaagaggaagaggacaCGTTTATGTGA